The following coding sequences lie in one Bacteroidota bacterium genomic window:
- a CDS encoding DUF3857 domain-containing protein, producing MRIKIFSQEGVSWGNIEIPYHTDGSFTSLKASTFNLQNGKVVEQRLENKDIFNETINKSNKLRKAAMPGVVPGSVIDIEYELSEPASISLRPFYLQYRIPVDFVDYQVELPEYFRFHKAVKGIPIKMTQRVESKNGILGTGSAGSNVTYGINVEIYSASNVGSLRDEPFVLNMNNYRAHVVHDLASIQMPSGKIYNYSSTWDDIAVELMKAESFGEPIRQRLSELNPVVDEAMKLDEAERMNYLYYYVRDNFAWNESSGEQTQEGLRKLLSNNTGNIGDINLLLINLLTKAQLDVVPVIMNSRRRGMLNFTHPSLAQIDYVVAMVRLGEKEVFLDATEKGLIAGFLPPRALNMDGIVIGKNNKTVRIQIPNPNTGSYSVQAILNLNPDMTIAGKVRQIHENFSAVSFRSRYITAERKEGYLKWLMDKYPDMEVSHIEFSGLEGNEPKIVETMDVAFDNMANSAEPYIYLNPMLIWQETENPLKSEKREFPVFFDSRTARKLTITITLPEGVEVESLPKPQRLSMPDNMGSFVYNVAATGNKLNIQFQSNLSAELIPPQHYDTLRNFLTLIVDKHAERIVLKKI from the coding sequence ATGCGCATCAAGATATTCAGCCAGGAGGGCGTTTCGTGGGGCAACATCGAAATACCTTATCACACCGATGGAAGCTTCACAAGCCTGAAAGCCAGCACTTTTAATCTTCAGAATGGGAAAGTGGTCGAACAGCGGCTGGAAAACAAAGACATATTTAATGAAACAATCAACAAAAGCAACAAATTGCGAAAAGCTGCCATGCCGGGAGTTGTCCCCGGATCGGTGATTGATATTGAATATGAGTTGTCGGAGCCGGCTTCCATAAGTTTAAGACCCTTTTATTTGCAATACCGCATCCCGGTCGATTTTGTTGACTATCAGGTAGAGCTGCCCGAATACTTCCGGTTTCACAAGGCTGTCAAAGGTATCCCTATTAAAATGACGCAACGTGTTGAGAGCAAAAATGGGATATTGGGCACAGGTTCGGCCGGAAGCAATGTTACCTATGGAATCAATGTGGAGATATACAGTGCGAGCAATGTCGGTTCGTTGCGCGATGAGCCTTTCGTATTAAACATGAATAATTACCGGGCTCATGTTGTGCATGATCTGGCGAGTATTCAGATGCCTTCTGGCAAGATTTACAACTATTCGAGCACCTGGGATGATATAGCTGTTGAACTCATGAAAGCGGAGTCGTTCGGAGAGCCGATCCGGCAGCGCCTGAGCGAGCTCAATCCGGTTGTTGACGAGGCCATGAAGCTTGATGAAGCCGAACGCATGAATTATCTCTACTATTACGTTCGCGACAATTTTGCATGGAACGAAAGCTCTGGCGAGCAAACACAGGAAGGTTTGCGCAAGCTGCTTTCCAATAATACAGGAAATATCGGGGATATCAACCTGTTGCTGATTAACCTGCTTACTAAAGCCCAACTGGATGTGGTGCCTGTGATTATGAACAGTCGCCGAAGAGGAATGCTCAATTTCACCCATCCGAGTTTGGCTCAGATCGATTATGTTGTGGCGATGGTGCGTTTGGGTGAAAAAGAGGTTTTTCTCGATGCCACCGAAAAAGGGCTTATTGCCGGCTTTCTTCCACCAAGGGCACTTAACATGGACGGAATAGTTATCGGTAAAAACAATAAAACCGTCAGAATTCAAATACCAAATCCGAACACGGGAAGCTATAGTGTTCAGGCAATATTGAACCTGAATCCGGACATGACCATAGCCGGCAAGGTGCGTCAGATTCACGAAAACTTCAGCGCTGTTTCATTCCGTAGCCGGTACATCACAGCTGAACGCAAGGAAGGATACCTCAAATGGTTGATGGATAAATACCCGGATATGGAGGTGTCTCACATTGAATTCAGTGGCCTGGAAGGAAATGAGCCAAAAATTGTTGAAACCATGGATGTGGCTTTCGACAATATGGCAAATTCTGCTGAACCCTACATATATCTGAATCCGATGCTCATCTGGCAGGAAACCGAAAACCCTTTGAAGAGCGAGAAGCGCGAGTTTCCGGTGTTTTTCGATAGCAGAACGGCACGTAAATTAACCATCACGATTACGCTGCCCGAAGGGGTGGAAGTGGAATCGTTGCCCAAACCGCAACGCCTCTCCATGCCCGACAACATGGGAAGCTTTGTGTACAATGTAGCTGCTACGGGCAATAAACTGAACATACAGTTCCAGTCAAACCTTTCAGCCGAGCTGATACCTCCTCAACATTATGATACCCTGCGCAATTTTCTTACGCTTATTGTTGATAAGCATGCGGAGCGGATTGTGCTGAAAAAAATCTGA
- a CDS encoding TonB-dependent receptor, protein MNRKALLLVVWLFSTALMLTAQNRYTLSGFVREMGSRELLPGVNVYVAALRSGTVTNNYGFYSLTLPEGEHEVQFSFVGYQPVLLKVQLTANRSADIELDPTITLGEVEVVGGRLEGVAQTNQMSIIALPVNQVREVPSLLGEKDVFKTLQLMPGVQKGNEGSSGLYVRGGGPDQNLIVLDDATVYNAFHLFGFFSIFNGDALKSIELIKGGFPARYGGRLSSVVEMTMKDGNKEKLSGEAGIGLIASRLTLEGPIQKTKASFLVSGRRTYIDALAAPFFNQEGRAGYYFYDLNAKVNYDFGPKNKLYLSGYFGRDKFFFRNRESRDVLYEGGLYWQNQTATLRWNHLFNNKVFSNTSLIFSEYDFNVYNKFEEYGRKYRLNYNSGIRDVSAKFDLEYHASPEYKLRTGAQTTFHHFQPNAIVEIDSQTAFDFKSKTAYDSFESAVYVENHLLFGQRFSMNAGLRLTHFVAESKNRLAPEPRLSLNYVLRPDLSLKAAYADMNQFVHLLSNTGLGLPTDLWVPSTDRVAPQHSRQVSLGAAKDFEERGFSATLEAYYKKSNKILGYRPGASFLLIDDPSEAQNFTWQDNVTSGQGWSYGTELLVHKKTGRTNGWVGYTLSWTQLQFDEVNFGRKFFARYDRRHDVSLVVIHEISPRVSISASWVYGTGNAVSLPLASYPAFTFNPFPLPTDMGMPYYFPYEVSDYGELNAYRMKAFHRLDLSARFSAVKPHFTRTWEVGLYNAYNRRNPYFYYLTTEYSSNGNSYNRLKQVSIFPLIPSVSYNIKF, encoded by the coding sequence ATGAACCGAAAAGCGTTGTTATTAGTTGTGTGGTTGTTTTCCACAGCGCTCATGCTTACAGCCCAAAACCGCTATACCCTGAGTGGATTTGTGCGCGAAATGGGTAGCCGTGAGCTGTTGCCGGGCGTCAATGTGTATGTGGCGGCCCTGCGCAGCGGTACGGTCACCAACAACTACGGTTTTTATTCGCTCACTTTGCCCGAGGGAGAGCATGAGGTGCAGTTTTCCTTTGTAGGCTATCAGCCCGTGTTGCTCAAAGTGCAGCTGACAGCCAACCGCTCGGCCGATATAGAGCTCGATCCGACCATCACACTGGGCGAGGTAGAGGTGGTTGGCGGCCGCCTCGAAGGTGTGGCCCAAACCAACCAAATGAGCATCATTGCGCTGCCGGTGAATCAGGTGCGCGAGGTGCCCTCGCTGCTTGGCGAGAAGGATGTTTTCAAAACACTTCAGCTGATGCCCGGCGTGCAAAAAGGCAACGAAGGCAGTAGTGGCCTCTATGTGCGTGGCGGGGGACCCGACCAGAACCTGATCGTGCTGGATGATGCCACAGTGTACAATGCGTTTCACCTCTTTGGCTTTTTTTCCATTTTCAATGGCGATGCCTTGAAAAGCATCGAGCTGATCAAGGGCGGGTTTCCGGCACGTTATGGCGGTCGGCTTTCCTCGGTTGTGGAAATGACCATGAAAGACGGCAATAAAGAAAAGCTGAGCGGTGAAGCCGGAATCGGTCTCATCGCCTCGCGTTTAACCCTCGAAGGCCCCATCCAGAAAACCAAAGCTTCTTTCCTCGTCTCCGGGCGACGCACCTACATCGACGCCCTCGCCGCACCATTTTTCAACCAGGAGGGCAGGGCCGGGTACTATTTTTATGACCTCAATGCCAAAGTCAATTACGACTTCGGGCCGAAAAACAAACTCTATCTGAGCGGCTATTTCGGACGGGATAAGTTTTTCTTCCGCAACCGCGAATCGCGCGATGTGCTCTACGAAGGCGGGCTGTACTGGCAAAACCAGACTGCTACCCTGCGCTGGAACCACCTGTTCAACAACAAGGTGTTCAGCAATACATCGCTCATTTTCAGCGAGTACGACTTTAATGTGTACAATAAATTTGAGGAATACGGCCGGAAATACCGGCTCAACTACAACTCCGGCATCCGTGATGTATCGGCCAAATTCGATCTAGAATACCACGCCTCGCCCGAATATAAGCTCAGGACAGGGGCGCAGACCACCTTTCACCACTTTCAGCCCAATGCCATCGTAGAGATCGATTCGCAAACCGCCTTCGATTTCAAGTCGAAAACGGCTTACGATTCGTTCGAGTCGGCCGTTTATGTCGAGAATCATCTGTTGTTTGGCCAGCGATTCAGCATGAATGCCGGCCTGAGGCTGACGCACTTTGTGGCCGAAAGCAAAAATCGCCTGGCCCCCGAACCCCGCCTCTCGCTCAATTATGTGCTGCGTCCCGACCTTTCGCTCAAGGCAGCCTATGCCGACATGAACCAGTTTGTGCATTTGCTCAGCAATACCGGTTTGGGCCTGCCTACGGATCTTTGGGTACCTTCGACCGACCGGGTGGCGCCTCAGCATTCCCGCCAGGTTTCGCTGGGCGCAGCCAAAGACTTTGAAGAACGCGGATTCTCGGCCACCCTTGAAGCCTATTACAAGAAAAGCAACAAGATTCTCGGCTATCGCCCGGGTGCGAGCTTTCTGCTGATCGACGACCCCTCTGAGGCTCAGAATTTTACCTGGCAGGACAATGTTACCTCCGGGCAAGGCTGGTCGTATGGAACCGAGCTGCTGGTGCACAAAAAAACGGGCCGCACCAACGGCTGGGTTGGTTACACCCTGTCGTGGACACAATTGCAGTTTGACGAGGTAAACTTTGGCCGCAAGTTTTTTGCCCGCTACGATCGCCGGCACGATGTGTCGCTGGTGGTTATCCACGAAATCAGTCCAAGGGTGAGCATCTCGGCAAGCTGGGTCTATGGCACGGGCAATGCGGTAAGTCTGCCCCTTGCGTCTTATCCTGCATTCACCTTCAATCCCTTTCCCCTTCCCACCGATATGGGGATGCCCTACTACTTTCCTTACGAGGTGTCCGACTATGGCGAGCTCAATGCCTACCGCATGAAAGCTTTTCACCGGCTGGATCTGTCTGCCAGGTTCTCGGCCGTCAAACCACATTTTACACGCACCTGGGAGGTGGGCCTGTATAATGCCTACAACCGCCGCAACCCTTATTTCTATTACCTGACCACTGAGTATTCGTCAAACGGCAACAGCTACAACAGGCTCAAGCAGGTGTCTATCTTTCCGCTGATTCCTTCGGTGTCGTACAACATCAAATTCTGA
- a CDS encoding DUF4249 domain-containing protein, protein MKTHFLIYLIVFAALSSCRSLISDVDGPKVDPKLVIFGVISPDMDTIEVRVSKSVPLDTPRPAVYSMFQPVENALVKIKNGQQEAVLSYNFRKLAYLIAASQMPVVPGQTYRLEVSAPGAGDVWAECTVPASLPNALEVTRVDSYTSTDQWSLPGRALSLRLADLPGTGHYYYVDVARRFRTNNPWGGPSGYDMIGFESGEQYMTDANKDGAYFLFRTFRFDFWGPRDTLVLYSALTDVHFFRYHQSVRFFSGDNPFGEPTPVYTNVVNGLGVFAACRERKVEYLLE, encoded by the coding sequence ATGAAAACTCATTTCCTCATATACCTTATAGTATTTGCCGCCCTGAGCAGCTGCCGCAGCCTGATCAGCGATGTGGACGGGCCAAAGGTTGACCCAAAACTTGTTATTTTTGGGGTCATCTCGCCCGACATGGATACCATCGAGGTGCGCGTGAGCAAAAGTGTTCCGCTCGATACGCCACGGCCGGCTGTGTATTCCATGTTTCAGCCGGTGGAAAATGCCCTGGTGAAGATCAAAAACGGGCAGCAGGAAGCTGTGCTGAGCTACAATTTCCGTAAGCTTGCCTATCTCATCGCTGCTTCACAAATGCCTGTGGTGCCCGGACAGACCTACCGGCTCGAGGTGAGCGCACCGGGTGCCGGCGATGTTTGGGCCGAGTGCACAGTGCCCGCAAGCCTGCCCAATGCCCTGGAGGTTACCAGGGTGGATTCGTACACCAGCACCGATCAATGGTCCCTGCCAGGCAGGGCTTTAAGCCTGCGCCTGGCCGACCTGCCAGGCACCGGACATTATTATTATGTGGATGTAGCCCGCCGGTTCAGGACAAATAATCCGTGGGGAGGCCCTTCAGGATACGACATGATTGGCTTTGAATCGGGTGAGCAGTATATGACCGATGCCAACAAAGACGGCGCATATTTTCTGTTTCGCACCTTCCGGTTCGATTTCTGGGGACCCCGCGACACCCTTGTCCTGTATAGCGCCCTGACGGATGTACACTTTTTCCGCTACCACCAGAGTGTCCGGTTTTTTTCGGGCGACAACCCCTTTGGCGAGCCTACCCCTGTTTATACCAATGTGGTCAACGGGCTGGGGGTATTTGCCGCCTGCCGCGAACGAAAGGTGGAATACCTACTCGAATAA
- a CDS encoding fructosamine kinase family protein, producing the protein MIPSHLKRAIEEAIVRAGGRADASWQVHPLGGGSINDAVRLDAGGSSYFVKWNSSARYPGMFDAEAAGLGLLAAAGAVRIPRVLACASAGDTAFLMLEYIRPGRPHQQSWQQFGHELAALHRHSAETFGLDHDNYIGSLPQQNTGGYQHWSDFFVERRLKPQLATAVAKGLINSAMQRQFGQLFARLNQLFPQEPPALLHGDLWSGNYLFDSQGSAVLIDPAVYYGHREMDLAMTFLFGGFDHRLYAAYHEAYPLAPGWRERIGLCNLYPLLVHVNLFGGGYVAQVRQILDRFA; encoded by the coding sequence ATGATACCATCGCATCTGAAGCGGGCAATTGAAGAGGCCATCGTCCGGGCTGGAGGCCGGGCTGACGCGTCGTGGCAGGTGCATCCTTTGGGTGGAGGTTCGATCAACGATGCAGTCCGGTTGGATGCAGGCGGCAGTTCGTATTTTGTCAAGTGGAACAGCTCGGCTCGTTATCCCGGGATGTTCGATGCCGAAGCGGCGGGTCTTGGATTGCTTGCGGCTGCCGGGGCAGTGCGCATACCCCGCGTGCTGGCCTGTGCCAGCGCAGGCGATACGGCATTTCTGATGCTGGAGTACATTCGTCCCGGAAGGCCCCACCAACAAAGCTGGCAACAGTTCGGACACGAGCTGGCAGCGCTTCACCGGCACAGTGCCGAAACTTTTGGGCTGGATCACGACAACTACATAGGCTCGCTGCCGCAGCAAAACACCGGAGGCTATCAACACTGGTCTGATTTTTTTGTGGAACGCAGGCTCAAGCCGCAACTTGCCACGGCCGTTGCCAAAGGCTTGATCAACAGCGCCATGCAGCGGCAGTTCGGGCAGCTCTTCGCACGGCTGAACCAACTGTTTCCTCAGGAACCTCCGGCACTGCTGCATGGCGATCTGTGGAGCGGCAATTATCTCTTCGACAGCCAAGGATCGGCAGTGCTCATCGACCCGGCGGTGTATTACGGACATCGCGAGATGGATCTGGCCATGACTTTCCTTTTTGGTGGTTTCGACCACAGGCTTTATGCGGCTTACCACGAAGCCTATCCGCTGGCGCCAGGCTGGCGCGAGCGCATCGGCCTGTGCAACCTTTATCCCCTGCTCGTGCACGTCAACCTGTTCGGTGGCGGATACGTAGCTCAGGTGCGTCAGATTCTCGACCGTTTTGCATAG
- a CDS encoding glutamine--tRNA ligase/YqeY domain fusion protein produces the protein MENASENLLNEDGKKSLNFIEAIIEEDLQQGKNGGRVHTRFPPEPNGYLHIGHAKSICLNFGVAAQYGGKCNLRFDDTNPETEDTEYVESIMEDVRWLGFQWDKDPYYASDYFDQLYEWAVMLITKGLAYVDDQPQEVISQQRGVPTRPGIESPYRNRSVEENLRLFEGMKNGEFEEGSRVLRAKIDMASPNMHMRDPIMYRILKKEHHRTGNKWVIYPMYDYAHGQSDYLEGITHSLCTLEFEVHRPLYDWFLDQIADGDYRPRQIEFARLNLSYTVMSKRKLLQLVQQGHVKGWDDPRMPTIAGMRRRGYTPASIRNFAERIGVAKRDNVIDVSLLEFSVREDLNKTAPRVMAVLDPVELIITNYPENQIETVSLENNPEDPEAGFREVPFGRKLYIERDDFMANPPAKFFRLAPGREVRLKGAYVVKCESFETDAEGNITRILCTYDPETRSGTGTKQPKVKGTLHWVEAGTAREAEVRLYDRLFMDEDPAGHKDHDFLEFLNPNSLKVLRNCKIEPSLANVKPGDKFQFQRVGYFCVDPDSTADMPVFNRTVALKDEWSKIKEKHS, from the coding sequence ATGGAGAACGCCAGCGAAAACCTCCTGAATGAGGACGGCAAAAAGTCGTTGAATTTCATCGAAGCCATCATAGAAGAAGACCTGCAGCAAGGAAAAAACGGAGGAAGGGTGCATACCCGTTTTCCTCCTGAGCCCAACGGATACCTGCATATCGGTCATGCCAAATCGATCTGCCTCAACTTTGGCGTGGCTGCCCAGTATGGTGGCAAATGCAACCTGCGTTTCGACGATACCAATCCCGAAACCGAGGACACCGAATACGTGGAGTCGATTATGGAAGACGTGCGTTGGCTTGGTTTTCAGTGGGATAAGGATCCTTACTATGCCAGCGACTACTTTGACCAGCTTTACGAATGGGCTGTGATGCTTATCACGAAAGGGCTGGCCTATGTGGACGATCAGCCGCAGGAAGTGATCAGCCAGCAGCGTGGGGTGCCCACCCGGCCCGGTATCGAAAGCCCTTACCGCAACCGTTCGGTAGAAGAAAACCTGCGCTTGTTTGAGGGCATGAAAAACGGGGAGTTTGAAGAAGGCAGCAGGGTGTTGCGCGCAAAAATTGATATGGCTTCGCCCAACATGCACATGCGCGACCCGATCATGTACCGCATCCTCAAAAAAGAGCACCACCGCACGGGCAACAAGTGGGTGATTTATCCCATGTACGACTATGCCCATGGCCAGAGCGATTACCTCGAAGGCATCACACATTCGCTGTGCACACTGGAATTTGAGGTGCATCGCCCGCTGTACGACTGGTTTCTGGACCAGATAGCCGACGGAGACTACCGCCCGCGCCAGATTGAGTTTGCCCGGCTCAACCTGTCGTACACCGTGATGAGCAAACGCAAACTGTTGCAGCTTGTCCAGCAAGGTCATGTAAAAGGCTGGGACGATCCGCGCATGCCTACCATAGCAGGCATGAGGCGCAGGGGTTACACACCGGCTTCGATACGCAACTTTGCCGAACGCATCGGCGTGGCCAAACGCGACAATGTGATTGATGTGAGCCTGCTCGAATTCAGCGTGCGCGAAGACCTCAACAAAACTGCCCCGCGTGTGATGGCCGTGCTCGACCCGGTTGAACTGATCATCACCAATTATCCTGAAAATCAGATCGAGACCGTAAGTCTCGAAAACAATCCCGAAGACCCCGAAGCCGGTTTCCGCGAAGTACCCTTCGGACGCAAGCTCTACATTGAGCGCGACGACTTCATGGCCAACCCACCGGCAAAATTCTTCAGGCTGGCGCCAGGCCGTGAGGTAAGGCTCAAAGGCGCTTATGTGGTGAAATGCGAAAGCTTCGAAACCGATGCCGAAGGCAATATAACACGCATACTTTGCACCTACGACCCTGAGACCCGCAGTGGCACAGGCACAAAACAGCCCAAGGTGAAGGGAACCCTGCACTGGGTGGAAGCCGGCACCGCACGTGAGGCTGAAGTCAGGCTCTACGATCGCCTGTTTATGGACGAAGACCCGGCAGGCCACAAAGACCACGATTTCCTTGAGTTTCTGAATCCCAACTCCCTTAAAGTGCTGCGCAATTGCAAAATCGAGCCTTCGCTGGCCAATGTCAAACCGGGAGACAAGTTTCAGTTTCAGCGTGTGGGCTACTTCTGCGTCGATCCCGACAGCACAGCCGACATGCCGGTGTTCAACCGAACTGTTGCCCTCAAGGACGAATGGTCGAAGATTAAAGAAAAACACAGCTGA
- a CDS encoding bifunctional enoyl-CoA hydratase/phosphate acetyltransferase has product MTITRLDQMFEVLKSSPKKRLVCAYANDDHSISAVSQAIDMQLLEGTLVGDEKEIHKVCSQLGIDPAKFTIVHEADEMKAAVKAVELINEGKGNLLMKGLVSTDKYMRAILDKERGLMNKGAVLSHVTVMENPNYHKLLIVGDVAILPAPELPEKIAIANYLIQTAHALGIEKPKLAVIAASEQVSAKMQASVDAALLSKMADRGQIKGAYVDGPMALDVAIDKESAEIKKVGGPVAGDADCLLFPNIEAGNVFYKMNTKLAKGEQGAFVVGARVPAVLSSRGDSTLTKLYSIALAALTAR; this is encoded by the coding sequence ATGACCATCACCCGTCTCGACCAAATGTTTGAGGTGCTTAAAAGCAGCCCCAAAAAGCGCCTTGTTTGTGCCTATGCCAACGACGACCACTCCATAAGCGCAGTGAGCCAGGCCATCGACATGCAACTGCTCGAAGGCACTCTGGTGGGCGACGAGAAAGAGATCCATAAGGTATGCAGCCAGCTTGGCATCGACCCGGCAAAGTTTACCATTGTGCACGAAGCCGACGAAATGAAAGCTGCTGTAAAAGCTGTTGAACTGATCAACGAGGGCAAAGGCAACCTGCTGATGAAAGGTCTGGTGAGCACAGATAAATACATGCGGGCTATCCTCGACAAAGAACGCGGCCTGATGAACAAAGGAGCGGTGCTCAGCCATGTGACAGTGATGGAAAACCCCAACTACCACAAGCTGCTCATCGTGGGCGATGTAGCCATACTGCCGGCGCCCGAACTGCCCGAAAAGATTGCCATTGCCAACTATCTGATTCAGACCGCACATGCGCTGGGTATTGAAAAGCCCAAGCTTGCCGTGATCGCAGCTTCCGAACAGGTATCGGCCAAAATGCAGGCCAGCGTGGATGCTGCCCTGCTGTCGAAGATGGCCGACCGTGGTCAGATCAAGGGTGCCTATGTAGATGGTCCCATGGCGCTTGATGTGGCCATTGACAAGGAAAGTGCTGAAATTAAAAAAGTGGGTGGCCCGGTGGCCGGCGATGCCGATTGTTTGCTGTTCCCCAACATCGAAGCGGGCAACGTGTTCTACAAGATGAACACCAAGCTGGCCAAAGGGGAGCAGGGCGCTTTTGTGGTAGGCGCAAGAGTTCCTGCAGTGCTCTCATCGCGCGGCGACAGCACGCTGACCAAGCTCTACAGCATTGCACTGGCAGCCCTCACAGCCCGGTAA
- a CDS encoding DUF3857 domain-containing protein, translating into MHLSARVYDAAGKEIRKITGNDIHDLSAVPAGTVFSDDRIKVMDFTPVSYPYTFHFKSVIRSNNTAFLPEWMPVKYYHQSLERASYSITYPAAWNLNRSMKQEAQFGVTTRSEPGLFSATVSNIPALIHEYGVPLHEHFLPSAGFSLNKFALMGLEGQADTWEQFGKWYHSNMLLGRDRLPEATKAEMRSLADKFPDPVQQARAVYQYMQRKTRYVNVAIGIGGWKPLPVADVDRRGYGDCKALSFYTIALLEAAGLPATYSIVYAGNNEMKCIDTSHVAIQGNHVIVSVPLPDTTIWLETTNAYIPFGYLGGFTDNSTVLSLAGSRAYIARTPDYPAGVSTQSSSSSISLTAGGNMGAEIFIRTAGAQFDNRFPLTWAKLQDVEDFYRKHWSQLQHISFGKIGFNQADNRPVLQEHLTLHATAYGTVTGNRMFVPLNAFNRLTDVPPRYPDRKLPFQILRGFTDADTTVIHLPPAYEVESMPSEQELKSRFGTYSFKVVQNPDQTITYIRYLQLQPGLYRPEEYAEYQQFRREIARLDQLQIVLIKPKPMRPLILSLVVLLLACDMQAQNIKFRKVSALELELK; encoded by the coding sequence GTGCATCTTTCTGCCAGGGTTTACGATGCCGCAGGCAAAGAAATAAGAAAGATTACGGGGAACGACATTCACGACCTGAGTGCGGTTCCGGCGGGAACCGTTTTCTCCGACGACCGCATCAAAGTAATGGATTTTACACCCGTGTCATACCCATATACATTTCATTTTAAGTCGGTTATCAGGTCGAACAACACGGCATTTCTGCCTGAATGGATGCCCGTAAAGTATTACCACCAAAGCTTGGAGCGCGCATCCTACAGCATCACATATCCTGCAGCCTGGAATCTGAACCGGTCAATGAAACAGGAGGCACAGTTTGGAGTGACAACGCGCAGCGAACCCGGGCTGTTCAGCGCAACTGTGAGCAATATCCCTGCATTAATTCACGAGTACGGGGTGCCCTTGCACGAGCACTTTTTGCCTTCGGCCGGTTTTTCGCTGAATAAGTTTGCACTGATGGGCCTTGAGGGACAGGCAGATACCTGGGAGCAGTTTGGGAAGTGGTATCACAGCAATATGCTCCTGGGCAGGGATCGGCTGCCCGAAGCAACAAAAGCCGAAATGAGATCCCTGGCAGATAAATTTCCTGATCCGGTTCAGCAGGCAAGGGCTGTATATCAGTATATGCAGCGCAAAACCAGGTATGTGAATGTGGCCATTGGCATCGGTGGATGGAAGCCTTTGCCGGTGGCCGATGTGGACAGGCGGGGCTATGGCGATTGCAAGGCATTATCTTTTTATACCATTGCCCTGCTCGAAGCAGCAGGTTTGCCGGCCACTTACTCCATTGTTTATGCTGGCAATAACGAAATGAAGTGCATCGATACCTCGCATGTAGCCATACAGGGCAATCATGTGATTGTGAGCGTACCCTTGCCTGATACCACAATCTGGCTCGAAACCACCAACGCGTATATTCCGTTTGGATACCTGGGTGGGTTTACCGACAACAGCACGGTGCTCAGCCTGGCAGGAAGCCGGGCATACATTGCCCGCACCCCGGATTATCCTGCCGGCGTGAGTACGCAATCCAGCAGCTCATCCATTTCGTTGACTGCCGGGGGCAATATGGGTGCAGAAATTTTTATCCGCACTGCCGGAGCCCAGTTCGACAACCGCTTTCCTTTGACGTGGGCAAAGCTCCAGGATGTAGAAGACTTCTACCGTAAGCATTGGAGCCAACTGCAACACATCAGCTTTGGGAAGATTGGTTTCAATCAGGCCGACAACAGGCCGGTGCTGCAGGAACATCTGACCCTTCATGCGACCGCTTACGGCACTGTAACCGGAAACAGGATGTTTGTGCCGCTGAATGCATTTAACCGCCTGACCGATGTGCCGCCACGCTACCCTGACCGAAAGCTGCCATTCCAGATTCTTCGGGGTTTTACAGATGCTGACACCACTGTCATTCATTTGCCGCCGGCATACGAGGTCGAATCCATGCCATCGGAACAGGAGCTTAAAAGCCGTTTTGGAACATACAGTTTTAAAGTGGTGCAAAATCCCGATCAGACAATTACTTATATCCGGTATCTGCAATTGCAACCGGGGCTTTACAGGCCGGAAGAATACGCCGAATATCAGCAATTCCGCAGGGAGATTGCCCGACTTGATCAGTTACAGATCGTATTAATCAAACCAAAACCTATGAGACCACTCATTTTATCGCTTGTTGTGCTGCTTTTGGCCTGCGATATGCAAGCACAGAATATTAAGTTCAGAAAGGTTTCCGCTCTGGAGTTGGAGTTGAAGTAA